One Setaria viridis chromosome 7, Setaria_viridis_v4.0, whole genome shotgun sequence genomic region harbors:
- the LOC117862628 gene encoding organic cation/carnitine transporter 4, with the protein MSTTEPLLPAGDAAAGGKKKEGNRRVCIDDALTMHAGEFGRWQLRHFVLVSAAWALEALHTMVIIFADREPAMVCGAVGGCGDRCAGAAAGWEWADGAASSTVAEWGLVCGERYKVGLAQAIFFAGCMIGAGVFGHLSDSFLGRKGSLQVVCVLNATFGLLTALAPNYWAYAALRLLTGFSTGSVGVLAFVLATEPIGPSRRGAAGMSTFYFFSGGIAALAGVAALFPRSWRALYVVTSLPSLAFVAAVVPFVSESPRWYLVRRRADDAMRVLRAIAVANGRTVPDDVTLKLDDEDEEGTKGVDDESANSSSSSGSIVDVFRSRTTRARLVLSVLINLLASVVYYGLSLNVVNLKTNLYVSVVVNSLAEMPAYLLTALLLDRFGRKPLAIGTMLLSGIFCTAGSLIAGAGILRVVRMACGVVGIFGMAATYNLLFIYTAELFPTVVRNAALGCTAQAAQMGAIVAPLVVVLGERVPFAVFGASGIVGGLLVFYLPETMNKPLYDTMAGLEEGEKSLLG; encoded by the exons ATGTCGACGACGGAGCCGCTCCTcccggccggcgacgcggccgccggAGGCAAGAAGAAGGAGGGCAACAGGCGCGTGTGCATCGACGACGCGCTGACGATGCACGCTGGGGAGTTCGGGCGGTGGCAGCTGCGGCACTTCGTGCTGGTGTCGGCGGCGTGGGCGCTGGAGGCGCTGCACACCATGGTGATCATCTTCGCGGACCGGGAGCCGGCCATGGTCTGCGGCGCCGTCGGAGGCTGCGGCGATCGGtgcgcgggcgccgcggccgggtGGGAGTGGGCCGACGGCGCCGCCTCGTCCACCGTCGCCGAGTGGGGGCTCGTCTGCGGCGAGCGCTACAAGGTCGGGCTCGCCCAGGCCATCTTCTTCGCCGGCTGCATGATCG GCGCCGGCGTGTTCGGGCACCTGTCGGACTCGTTCCTGGGCCGCAAGGGCTCCCTGCAGGTGGTCTGCGTCCTCAACGCCACCTTCGGCCTCCTCACCGCGCTGGCACCCAACTACTGGGCCTACGCCGCGCTGCGCCTCCTCACGGGCTTCAGCACCGGCAGCGTCGGCGTGCTCGCCTTCGTCCTCGCCACCGAGCCCATCGGGCcctcccgccgcggcgccgcggggaTGTCCACCTTCTACTTCTTCTCCGGCGGCATCGCGGCGCTCGCGGGCGTCGCCGCGCTCTTCCCGCGCTCCTGGCGCGCGCTCTACGTCGTCACCTCGCTCCCGTCCCTCgccttcgtcgccgccgtcgtgcccTTCGTCTCCGAGTCCCCGCGGTGGTACCTCGTGCGCCGCCGGGCTGACGACGCCATGCGCGTTCTccgcgccatcgccgtcgccaaCGGGAGGACCGTCCCCGACGACGTCACGCTCAAgctcgacgacgaggacgaggaaggGACGAAGGGCGTCGATGATGAGTCGGCGAActcttcgtcgtcttcgggaTCCATCGTCGACGTGTTCCGGTCGCGTACCACGCGGGCCCGCCTCGTGCTCTCGGTGCTCATCAACCTCCTGGCGTCGGTGGTGTACTACGGCCTCAGCCTCAACGTGGTCAACCTCAAGACCAACCTCTACGTCAGCGTCGTCGTCAACTCGCTCGCCGAGATGCCCGCCTACCTGCTCACCGCGCTGCTCCTCGACCGGTTCGGGCGGAAGCCGCTCGCCATCGGCACCATGCTGCTCAGCGGCATCTTCTGCACCGCCGGGAGCCTCATCGCCGGTGCAGGCATCTTGAG GGTTGTGCGGATGGCTTGCGGCGTGGTGGGCATCTTCGGCATGGCGGCGACGTACAACCTGCTGTTCATCTACACGGCGGAGCTGTTCCCGACGGTGGTGCGGAACGCGGCGCTGGGGTGCACGGCGCAGGCGGCGCAGATGGGGGCCATCGTGGCgccgctggtggtggtgctcggGGAGAGGGTGCCGTTCGCGGTGTTCGGCGCGTCGGGCATCGTCGGCGGGCTGCTGGTCTTCTACCTGCCGGAGACCATGAACAAGCCCCTGTACGACACCATGGCCGGGCTGGAGGAAGGGGAGAAGAGCCTGCTGGGCTGA
- the LOC117862568 gene encoding glycine-rich protein 2, which translates to MAAERAKGTVKWFNGTKGFGFISPDDGSQDLFVHQSCVKADGYPNLKDGEAVEYTVGSDHDGRSKALDVTAPGGGSLPGGERPDSGGYGGRGGGDRGGYGGGGGGYGGGGDRGYGGGGDRGYGGGGGYGGGGDRGYGGGGGGRGSGCYKCGEEGHMARDCSQGGGGGGYGGGGGGGGGRGCYKCGEEGHLARDCTQGGGGGGYGGGGGGGGGGRGCYNCGGEGHISRECPNRH; encoded by the coding sequence atggcggcggagcGTGCGAAGGGGACGGTGAAGTGGTTCAACGGGACCAAGGGCTTCGGCTTCATCAGCCCCGACGACGGCAGCCAGGACCTCTTCGTCCACCAGTCCTGCGTCAAGGCCGACGGCTACCCCAACCTCAAGGACGGCGAGGCCGTCGAGTACACCGTCGGCAGCGACCACGACGGACGCTCCAAGGCCCTCGACGTCaccgcgcccggcggcggctccctcCCCGGCGGGGAGCGCCCCGACAGCGGCGGCtacggcgggcgcggcggcggcgaccgcggcggctacggtggaggcggcggcggttacggaggaggcggcgaccgcggctacggcggcggaggcgaccgCGGCtacgggggaggaggcggctacggcggcggcggcgaccgcggctacggcggtggcggcggtggacgcgGCAGTGGCTGCTACAAGTGCGGCGAGGAGGGCCACATGGCGAGGGACTGCtcccagggcggcggcggcggcgggtacggcggcggcggcggcggtggaggcggccggggcTGCTACAAGTGCGGCGAGGAGGGCCACTTGGCGAGGGACTGCacccagggcggcggcggcggcggctacggcggtggtggaggcggcggtggcggcggccgcgggtgcTACAACTGCGGTGGCGAGGGCCACATCTCCCGCGAGTGCCCCAACAGGCACTAG